One part of the Thermanaerothrix sp. genome encodes these proteins:
- the thpR gene encoding RNA 2',3'-cyclic phosphodiesterase: protein MRCFLCLVPPAPVRRLLFERLSRVRRDHGAVKWVREDLLHVTLMFLGEVAPRVSFDVEARLKPALAAMGSFRLRLGGIGVFPSPSSPRVLWVDLEGSDEGMKRLFGLAAAVEEACRGAGIARGEPFVPHMTLGRVRRGERVGADLMEALEGVRFGPREGEFLVDRVVIMESRLGPGGPSYVPLKSMPLGEGGLG, encoded by the coding sequence GTGAGGTGTTTCCTGTGCCTGGTGCCCCCGGCGCCGGTGAGGCGCCTTTTGTTTGAGCGGCTTTCCCGGGTGAGGAGGGACCATGGGGCGGTTAAGTGGGTGCGGGAGGACCTTTTGCACGTGACGCTGATGTTCCTTGGCGAGGTTGCCCCCCGGGTGAGCTTCGACGTTGAGGCGAGGCTTAAGCCCGCGTTGGCGGCCATGGGGTCTTTTAGGCTGAGGCTTGGAGGAATTGGAGTGTTCCCATCTCCATCGTCCCCCAGGGTGCTTTGGGTGGACCTTGAGGGGAGCGATGAGGGAATGAAGCGGCTTTTCGGCCTTGCGGCGGCGGTGGAGGAGGCTTGCCGGGGGGCTGGCATAGCCAGGGGGGAGCCCTTCGTGCCCCACATGACCCTGGGGCGGGTCCGGCGGGGTGAGAGGGTGGGGGCAGATCTCATGGAAGCCCTTGAGGGGGTGCGGTTTGGGCCCCGGGAGGGGGAGTTCCTGGTGGACCGGGTGGTGATTATGGAGAGCCGCTTAGGTCCCGGGGGGCCTTCCTACGTTCCCCTGAAGAGCATGCCCCTTGGGGAGGGCGGTTTAGGATAG
- a CDS encoding CinA family protein: MSCWEDPTVVMARELLSELESSGLTLSAAESCTGGRLCAAVTGVPGASASFLGGVVAYSNQAKVKMLDVPEEVISRHGAVSLECALKMAEGCARAFGASVGVSVTGVAGPSGGSPEKPVGTVWFGFKLPWGAFAEMRLFQGSREEVQRSSVAFALGRLLEEIRGADGSPREGASS, encoded by the coding sequence TTGTCCTGCTGGGAGGATCCCACGGTGGTGATGGCAAGGGAGCTTCTGTCGGAGCTGGAGTCGTCGGGGCTTACCCTTTCGGCTGCGGAGTCCTGCACCGGAGGCAGGCTTTGCGCCGCCGTAACCGGGGTGCCAGGGGCGTCGGCGTCCTTCTTGGGTGGTGTTGTGGCCTATTCCAACCAGGCCAAGGTGAAGATGCTGGATGTGCCGGAGGAGGTCATCTCGCGGCACGGGGCCGTGAGCTTGGAGTGCGCCCTCAAGATGGCGGAGGGGTGCGCCAGGGCGTTCGGCGCCTCCGTGGGGGTGTCCGTGACCGGCGTGGCGGGCCCTTCCGGCGGAAGCCCCGAGAAGCCCGTGGGCACCGTGTGGTTCGGTTTCAAGCTCCCATGGGGGGCTTTTGCGGAAATGAGGCTCTTCCAGGGCTCAAGGGAGGAAGTGCAGCGCAGCTCCGTGGCCTTTGCCCTGGGGAGGCTTTTGGAGGAGATCCGAGGGGCTGATGGGTCCCCGCGGGAGGGGGCGTCTTCGTGA
- the recA gene encoding recombinase RecA: protein MAKRKEALTREDILDQAIDEIRSKFGDGAIMRLGDRALGQVEVIPTGILPLDVALGIGGLPRGRIVEIFGPEGTGKTTIALHAVAEAQKAGGVAAFIDAEHALDPRLASAVGVNTEALYLSQPDSGEQALYILDTLVRSGAVDIIVVDSVAALTPQAEIDGKMGEGTQVGLQARLMSYALRRLTAAISKSKTTVVFINQLRAQISTGYGQGPQETTTGGRALKFYSSVRIEVKRGKAVTQGEETIGHELWMKVVKNKQAPPFRSAHATLIYGKGVPRAMAVLDMALDYEVVKRKGSWLAYGGETLAQGKEGTAQYISEHPELLEELTREVLKLVVPGYGEPPKGPEAEDEVALEPVEDVSSGILDIDLGDDSI from the coding sequence ATGGCCAAGAGGAAGGAGGCCCTTACCCGGGAGGACATTTTGGACCAGGCCATAGACGAGATCCGGTCTAAGTTCGGCGACGGAGCCATAATGAGGCTTGGGGACAGGGCCTTGGGTCAGGTGGAGGTTATCCCCACGGGGATACTGCCGTTGGACGTGGCCTTGGGGATAGGGGGTCTTCCCAGGGGGCGCATAGTGGAGATCTTCGGCCCCGAGGGCACCGGTAAGACCACCATAGCGCTGCACGCGGTGGCGGAGGCCCAGAAGGCCGGGGGGGTGGCGGCGTTCATAGACGCGGAGCACGCCTTGGATCCCAGGCTTGCTTCCGCCGTGGGTGTTAACACCGAGGCCCTCTACCTGTCCCAGCCGGACAGCGGTGAGCAGGCGCTTTACATATTGGACACCCTGGTAAGAAGCGGCGCGGTGGACATCATAGTGGTGGACTCGGTGGCGGCCCTGACCCCTCAGGCGGAGATAGACGGCAAGATGGGTGAGGGGACCCAGGTGGGGCTTCAGGCCCGGCTGATGTCCTACGCCTTAAGACGTCTTACCGCCGCCATATCCAAGAGCAAGACCACCGTGGTGTTCATAAACCAGCTTCGGGCCCAGATAAGCACCGGTTACGGGCAAGGTCCCCAGGAGACCACCACCGGCGGCCGGGCGCTTAAGTTTTACAGCTCCGTGAGGATAGAGGTTAAGCGGGGCAAGGCGGTGACCCAGGGGGAGGAGACCATAGGCCACGAGCTTTGGATGAAGGTGGTGAAGAACAAGCAGGCGCCGCCCTTCAGGTCCGCCCACGCCACCTTGATATATGGAAAGGGCGTGCCCAGGGCGATGGCGGTGTTGGACATGGCGCTGGACTATGAGGTGGTGAAGCGGAAGGGGTCTTGGCTTGCCTACGGCGGCGAGACCCTGGCGCAGGGCAAGGAGGGTACCGCCCAGTACATATCGGAACATCCGGAGCTTTTGGAGGAGCTCACCCGGGAGGTTCTTAAGCTGGTGGTGCCCGGATACGGTGAGCCGCCGAAGGGTCCTGAGGCGGAGGATGAGGTGGCCTTGGAGCCGGTGGAAGACGTCTCTTCGGGAATTTTGGACATAGATTTGGGGGATGACTCAATTTAA